The sequence TTTGAGCCGCTATACCACAAAGACATTCACCAAACCGAATAGTCTGGCAGTGTTTCAATAGAGAAACATCCATGTCTTTCTGCACGAAAAGAACAAGGCTCTCAGGTTCTTTCTTGTCGATTAGAAAAATCCCTCCACGGGGAAGAAAATGAAGCCAGGGAAGTTTTACGATAATATCAAGGGCCTCGGAGAGTTGCTCTTTCAGAGATACATTCCTAAAACCGATCCGGAGGAGTTTGTTGATTGCACTTTCCTGCCAACGTCGCTGCTTCAACTCTTCTTCTGCTTTCTTCTGGGAAGTGATATCACGCCCAAGAACCACCAACCCCTTGCGGTTACCATTTTCGTGGAAGAGAGGAATTTTATGGATATCAAGGATCGTACTCCCGCCCCCGGGCAAAGGAATAATTTCTTCACTCTGGGTCGGCTTTCCAGCCTTCCAGGATTCTTCATCGCTGGCCTCACAACTAAGAAATGCCCCCTTATAAAAGGGACTGAACTGGGCCAGCTCAGAATCTTTCTTACCTACATAATCAATCCCCAGCAGCTGAAAAAGCTCCAAGTCCGCTTTGTTGGCTTCCAGCCATCTCCCGTTACCGTCTTTGAAACAAACAATATCGGGCATGGCATTGAGCAGCGTACGGAGTAATTCTTCTCCATGTAGAGAAGTAGATTTGTCAAATATTGATGATGATTGAGAAGACATGGCAAGATTAGTATAAAAGAGGATAATTAGTTTTCACTTACGAAAACACAATATTTATGACCTTCCTGAATAATGTGACGCAGAAGCCAGCTTGAGAATAAGTTTACCTTAATTAAGGTAGCATATCAATTCATTCTCTATGCTGATTATTAATATCATCATCATTATTGATACTCAGTATTACTCATTCTATTTGAGCCAGTTCTCCGCAACAACTCAACTCTGAAAAAAAATTACGTCCTGCTGAGCATACACGCCCTTACTTCCTCTAAATTCATACAGAAAAAGCTCTATTCACCTATAATTTTCACTAATACTCGTTTCTTACGTCTCCCATCAAATTCACCGTAAAAAATCTGTTCCCAAGTTCCGAAATCCAACTGACCATCGGTTACTGCAACCACCACCTCCCTGCCCATGATTTGCCTTTTCATATGGGCATCGGCATTATCCTCATAACCGTTATGGCGATACTGTTCCACGGGGGCATGAGGAGCTAGTTTTTCCAACCACACTTCATAATCGTGATGCAGGCCTGATTCGTCGTCATTAATAAAAACACTTGCCGTAATATGCATGGCGTTACAAAGTAGAAGCCCTTGTTTTATTGAGCTTTCTCTAAGACACTCTTCTACCTGTCGGGTAATGTTGATAAAAGCTCTTCTTGTCGGTGCTTCAAACCACAACTCTTTACGGTAATGTTTCATGACATATTCCCTTTTTTATTATGATACTGTTTTTACCTTTGGTTTTTGATAGTTGTATTTTTACATATAAACATTCCAATAACAATTATTTCTGTACGATCTCAGGATATTGTCCATTTCGAGATTCAAAATTCATTTTCAATGATGGGGAAGTCCAAAATGATTTTTCCATTTGTCATTACAATCCTGCTGTTTTTTTTGTAGTGTATCTTGTGCCGATAAATGACCATTTAGAAACCATTTTAGTCATCACGACATTTACCGGAATCGAGAAACCTTTATATCGACAACTTCAACCTTGAGAGACAGGCCCAATGAAGACAGCATCTCCCAGTACCAGGAAGCGCCGCTGTAGATATACTGATGAGCAGATTGAAATAATTCACGAAAAACACTGTGATGGAAAATCAATTAATGAACTTGCACGAATGTATGCAGTTCACCCCAACACCATACGTAGGTATCTTTCCCGGTTTCGGGTCTACTGACTGGTGATAAAAATCAAAAAAAATGGGTCTTCTAAGGAAAATGACCCGGCAAAAACATCTATGGACAAGCCGCAGATCTTCTCATTAATTTGCCATCTTGAAGATCTGAAGATACTCTCAATTCACCATGGTTACCTTCCTGCTGCATTGCCGATGGGGTCAAGAATCAAACTATCAAAATAGTGGAGTATCACAATAAAAAAAAGCCCGATAGAATTACTCCTACCAGGCCTTTTTCAGTACACCACAACAACGGTTACCGTATCTCCACCCCACTCTCTCTAAGGGCTGTCTTCACCTCGGAAATAGGGACTTCCTTACGATGAAAAATTCCTGCAGCAAGTGCTGCTTCTGCATTGGTCTCCTTAAAAACATCCACAAAATGAGCGGCTGAACCGGCTCCTGAAGATGCTATAACAGGTATGGTCACCGCACTTTTCACATGGTTGATCAGCTCAAAATCAAATCCGCTGTTGGTGCCATCCTTATCAATACAGTTTAAAAGAATTTCCCCGGCACCCAGAGCCTCGCAACTCGCAGCAAGCTGTACTGCATCCAGATCACGTCCTTCCCGGCCACCTTTCACGGTACACTGGTACCAGCAGTACTCCTCACCATCTGGCCCTGGAAAAGCCGTTTTTATGGTATTATGATCGGTATCTTCAGGCTTGTTCACATACACCCGCCTCGGATCGACGGAGATAACAACGGCCTGAGCTCCATAGACAAATGAAATCTGCTCGATAGAGCTTTTGCCGGTTTTTTTACCGGTTTTCATATATTCTTCAGCGGTGTAACAGGCATCGGAACCAATGGAGATTTTATCAGCACCGGAACGAAAATATTCCGAGGCAACATCAAGTGAGGTATATTCCCTGCCATTGGAATCGGTAAATTCACGGATACCACCACCAATGGTGAGAGGTACAAAGACATTTTCAGAAGTCCTCTGTAACACTTCAAGCATGGGTTGATCTTCCATTGGAAAATCCCTGAATCCTGTAATATTTAAAAAAGTTATTTCGTCGGCACCTTCTTCGTAGTATCGTCTGGCAAGCTCCACCGGTTTGCCGAGATTTCTCACCTCTCCCCTGTCACGCACATCATACTGATCGCCCTTGGTGACAACCAGATCTCCATTGTCGTTGCTTCGTACATCCAGACAGGCAATAACACGTTTCGCCATCCTGGTCTCCCGGTGAGTACCAGACTCCCGGCCAGTTATGACTGTGACACTCTCATCATTCGTTGCTTGAAGATAATTCCCTAAAATATTTAATCCTGCAGCACCACTTTTTTCCGGATGAAACTGGAATGCGGTTATATTCCCTTTCTGAACACCACTGACAAATTCCTCACCGTAATTGGTTGTGGTGAGCAACCACTCCTTATCAACCTCTTCAAGCGTTGCCCGGTAGGAGTGGACGAAATACAGTTTCTCGCCGTTATATCCAGAAAACAGCGGTGACGGCTTATGCAGGTTCACCCCATTCCAGCCAATCTGGGGAACAGAAAGACTGCTTTCGGTGAATCGCCTAACCTGTCCTTTTAATATGGAGAGTCCAGCAACACCTGGTGATTCTTCACTCCCCTCAAACAGGGCCTGAAGCGCCACACAGATTCCAAGAACCGGTTTATCTGAATGTATTCGTTCTATTAGAGGCTCCACAAAGCCATCTCGCCTTAGACGGTTCATGACCGAGCCATAACTCCCAACACCTGGAAAGATTAATCGTTCGGCATTAAGAATATCAGCAGGATTTTGCACGTCCTGTACACTATAGCCAAGTTTTCGTATCGCATTCCTGACGCTGCGGACATTGCCAGCGCCATAGTCAAGTAAGGTTATCATTTTGTAATTACGCTAATTTTCTGTAATATTTTCCGTTGGCACAGCCACGACAGAGATTTTTGCCATTCTGCTCAACATCTCGACAGTCCTGAACCCAGTCACCACAACTTTCACACTGAATACGTCTAAGCGGCCTACCCGGCATATCTTCTTTGGGGATATCAACATGCACTTCATCCACGGTGAAGAGTTCCTCCTCGGGCATGACGCGATAGGCGCCAAGCTGACGCTGGTATTTGTTTTCAATCTCTGGACAATATTTTTTTGAGAGCTCACGTGATTCTTCCCGGGCAACGATACGCACGGCCTTACCGGTGTCGAGATTGACAAAGG comes from Desulfocapsa sulfexigens DSM 10523 and encodes:
- a CDS encoding secondary thiamine-phosphate synthase enzyme YjbQ; the protein is MKHYRKELWFEAPTRRAFINITRQVEECLRESSIKQGLLLCNAMHITASVFINDDESGLHHDYEVWLEKLAPHAPVEQYRHNGYEDNADAHMKRQIMGREVVVAVTDGQLDFGTWEQIFYGEFDGRRKKRVLVKIIGE
- a CDS encoding helix-turn-helix domain-containing protein, translated to MKTASPSTRKRRCRYTDEQIEIIHEKHCDGKSINELARMYAVHPNTIRRYLSRFRVY
- a CDS encoding imidazole glycerol phosphate synthase HisHF; translated protein: MITLLDYGAGNVRSVRNAIRKLGYSVQDVQNPADILNAERLIFPGVGSYGSVMNRLRRDGFVEPLIERIHSDKPVLGICVALQALFEGSEESPGVAGLSILKGQVRRFTESSLSVPQIGWNGVNLHKPSPLFSGYNGEKLYFVHSYRATLEEVDKEWLLTTTNYGEEFVSGVQKGNITAFQFHPEKSGAAGLNILGNYLQATNDESVTVITGRESGTHRETRMAKRVIACLDVRSNDNGDLVVTKGDQYDVRDRGEVRNLGKPVELARRYYEEGADEITFLNITGFRDFPMEDQPMLEVLQRTSENVFVPLTIGGGIREFTDSNGREYTSLDVASEYFRSGADKISIGSDACYTAEEYMKTGKKTGKSSIEQISFVYGAQAVVISVDPRRVYVNKPEDTDHNTIKTAFPGPDGEEYCWYQCTVKGGREGRDLDAVQLAASCEALGAGEILLNCIDKDGTNSGFDFELINHVKSAVTIPVIASSGAGSAAHFVDVFKETNAEAALAAGIFHRKEVPISEVKTALRESGVEIR
- a CDS encoding FmdE family protein; its protein translation is MESFDVLLERSTKVHGHICAGQVIGVRMSMLGLAAIGIQDPRGLDRKKLYVLVEIDRCATDAIQSVTGCSLGKRSMRWIDYGVMAATFVNLDTGKAVRIVAREESRELSKKYCPEIENKYQRQLGAYRVMPEEELFTVDEVHVDIPKEDMPGRPLRRIQCESCGDWVQDCRDVEQNGKNLCRGCANGKYYRKLA